The following proteins are co-located in the Dermochelys coriacea isolate rDerCor1 chromosome 4, rDerCor1.pri.v4, whole genome shotgun sequence genome:
- the UCHL1 gene encoding ubiquitin carboxyl-terminal hydrolase isozyme L1 gives MQWQPMEINPEMLNKVLSRLGVAPGWRFVDVLGFEEDLLSSVPTPACALLLLFPLTAQHENFRKKQIEELKGQEVSSKVYFLKQTVGNSCGTVGLIHAVANNQDKFVFDDGSALKKFLKETADLSPEERAKHLENNKAIQEVHNAVAQEGQCQVEEDKVNFHFILFVNVDGHLYELDGRMPFPVNHGKNSDDLLLKGSAKICRQFTERERGEVRFSAVALCKSA, from the exons ATGCAGTGGCAGCCTATGGAGATTAACCCCGAG ATGCTGAACAAA GTGCTGTCCCGGCTGGGAGTTGCCCCTGGCTGGCGCTTTGTGGATGTGCTGGGGTTTGAGGAAGACTTGCTGAGCTCAGTGCCCACCCCGGCTtgtgccctgctcctgctctttcCCCTCACTGCCCAG CATGAAAACTTCAGGAAAAAACAGATTGAAGAATTGAAGGGACAAGAAGTTAGTTCCAAAGTGTATTTTTTGAAACAGACAGTTGGCAATTCCTGTGGGACAGTTGGCCTGATACATGCAGTTGCTAATAACCAAGATAAATTTGTATTTG ATGATGGATCAGCCCTGAAGAAGTTTCTCAAGGAAACAGCTGATCTCTCTCCTGAAGAGAGAGCAAAACACCTTGAAAATAACAAG GCTATTCAGGAAGTCCATAATGCTGTTGCACAAGAAGGCCAATGTCAA GTAGAGGAGGATAAAGTGAacttccattttattctgtttgtcaATGTGGATGGACACCTGTATGAATTGG ATGGACGCATGCCATTCCCTGTAAATCATGGCAAAAATTCAGATGACTTGCTATTGAAG GGTTCTGCCAAGATCTGCAGACAATTCACAGAACGTGAGAGAGGAGAAGTTCGCTTTTCTGCTGTGGCTCTCTGCAAGTCTGCCTGA